In a single window of the Pontibacter russatus genome:
- a CDS encoding GntP family permease, producing MAVLFLLLSVALIIILTTRLQVHPFLALFLVAVLYGFVAGMPLEAIVKSINEGFGETLGKIGLIIIFGVIIGVFLENSGGAYTLADKVLRMVGRKRVTEAMGIIGYFVSIPVFADSGFLLVSPLNRSLSKKAGISLAGPAVALGLGLTATHTMVPPTPGPIAAAGILGADLGLVMLVGLPISALALVVGLLYSTRYAAKTYIDPNPEITEEEVNRRLKSAPGALKASVPVVVPILLIIVKSLLQNYGTALSPSLYNLISFLGEPVVALCIGAFLSLTLPKKLKTDMLSSQGWVGIALKDAASIILITGAGGIFGKILQNSGIADTLGTALADINLSIWLPFLLAAAIKTAQGSSTVALITTASIILPMMGSLGFETELQKAMVVVAIGAGSAVVSHANDSFFWVITQMSGMKVRTGYRLYTLGTLVLGVSAAFFLFLGYLLFT from the coding sequence ATGGCAGTGCTCTTTCTGCTCCTCAGCGTGGCGCTCATCATCATTCTCACAACCCGGCTCCAGGTACATCCCTTCCTGGCGCTGTTCCTGGTGGCCGTGCTCTACGGTTTCGTGGCGGGTATGCCGCTGGAAGCCATCGTAAAATCCATCAACGAGGGCTTCGGCGAAACACTGGGCAAGATAGGCCTCATCATCATCTTCGGGGTCATCATCGGGGTTTTTCTGGAGAACTCCGGCGGCGCCTACACGCTAGCCGACAAAGTGCTCCGGATGGTGGGGCGGAAGCGGGTGACGGAGGCGATGGGTATCATCGGGTACTTCGTCTCCATCCCGGTGTTCGCCGATAGCGGCTTCCTGCTCGTCTCGCCGCTCAACCGTAGCCTGTCCAAGAAGGCGGGCATCTCCCTGGCGGGCCCCGCCGTGGCCCTTGGCCTGGGGCTGACGGCCACCCACACCATGGTGCCGCCCACGCCGGGGCCCATCGCCGCCGCGGGCATCCTGGGAGCCGACCTGGGCCTGGTGATGCTGGTGGGGCTGCCCATCAGTGCGCTGGCGCTGGTCGTGGGGCTGCTGTATTCCACCAGATACGCTGCGAAAACCTACATCGACCCGAACCCCGAGATTACGGAGGAAGAGGTGAACCGGCGGCTGAAGAGCGCGCCCGGCGCGCTGAAGGCATCCGTGCCGGTGGTGGTGCCCATCCTGCTGATTATCGTCAAGTCGCTCCTGCAGAACTACGGCACCGCCCTCAGCCCGTCCCTATATAACCTGATTTCCTTCCTGGGCGAGCCGGTGGTGGCCTTGTGCATCGGGGCTTTCCTGTCGCTGACGCTTCCGAAAAAGTTGAAAACGGACATGCTCTCCTCCCAGGGCTGGGTGGGCATCGCCCTGAAGGACGCGGCCTCCATCATCCTCATCACCGGGGCGGGGGGCATCTTCGGGAAGATACTGCAGAACTCCGGCATCGCCGACACCCTGGGCACGGCCCTGGCCGATATAAATCTGAGCATCTGGCTGCCCTTTCTGCTGGCGGCGGCCATCAAAACGGCGCAGGGCTCCTCCACCGTGGCCCTGATCACGACGGCCTCGATTATTCTGCCGATGATGGGATCGCTCGGCTTTGAGACGGAGCTGCAGAAAGCCATGGTGGTGGTGGCCATCGGGGCGGGCTCCGCGGTGGTGTCGCACGCCAACGACAGCTTCTTCTGGGTCATCACGCAGATGTCCGGCATGAAAGTGCGGACCGGCTACAGGCTATATACCCTCGGCACGCTGGTGCTGGGGGTGTCGGCCGCCTTTTTCCTGTTCTTGGGCTACCTGCTCTTCACCTGA